A part of Streptomyces sp. NBC_00557 genomic DNA contains:
- a CDS encoding DUF1015 domain-containing protein, whose protein sequence is MNTAGHSEATARRGLELSPFRGLRYDPDRVGSLASVTSPPYDVVVRPDGVHHLQSADPYNIVRLILPQAGTPSARTEQAADTLRRWLDEGVLTADPEPGLYVYEQRDGNGLLQRGIIGALRVSEPAEGVVLPHEDVMPPVVADRAALMRATRANLEPLLLTYRGDGTADEVVERTAGTPPLLATTTEDGFRHRLWSVTDPADVARIQSDLAHQQALIADGHHRWATYLRLRAEHPSPSPWDHGLVLLVDTARYPLRVRAIHRLLHGIPVADALAAVQGLFRVRRLDTPLAEALEALADASCAGNAFLLAGDGAFHLLDRPDPGLLARTIPADRPSAWRSLDATVLHATLLDHVWHIPEDSPAHIAYIHDTAATVAKAERDGGTAVLMHPVREEVVRDLARQGVTMPRKSTSFGPKPASGLVLRALEI, encoded by the coding sequence ATGAACACTGCAGGTCACTCGGAGGCAACGGCGCGCCGGGGTCTGGAACTCAGCCCGTTCCGCGGCCTTCGCTACGACCCCGACCGGGTCGGCAGCCTGGCCTCCGTCACCTCCCCGCCGTACGACGTCGTCGTCCGTCCCGACGGGGTGCACCACCTCCAGTCCGCCGACCCGTACAACATCGTCCGGCTGATCCTGCCCCAGGCCGGCACCCCGAGCGCCCGTACCGAGCAGGCGGCGGACACCCTGCGCCGCTGGCTGGACGAGGGCGTCCTCACCGCGGACCCGGAGCCCGGCCTGTACGTCTACGAGCAGCGGGACGGCAACGGCCTGCTCCAGCGCGGCATCATCGGCGCGCTGCGGGTGTCGGAGCCGGCCGAGGGCGTGGTGCTGCCGCACGAGGACGTCATGCCGCCCGTGGTCGCCGACCGCGCGGCCCTGATGCGCGCCACGCGCGCGAACCTGGAGCCGCTGCTGCTGACCTACCGCGGCGACGGTACGGCGGACGAGGTCGTCGAGCGCACGGCAGGCACGCCGCCGCTGCTGGCCACGACCACGGAGGACGGCTTCCGCCACCGCCTGTGGTCCGTCACCGACCCCGCCGACGTGGCCCGGATCCAGTCGGACCTGGCCCACCAGCAGGCCCTGATCGCCGACGGCCACCACCGCTGGGCCACCTATCTGCGGCTGCGCGCCGAGCATCCCTCGCCCAGTCCCTGGGACCACGGCCTGGTCCTGCTCGTCGACACCGCCCGCTACCCGTTGCGCGTCCGCGCCATCCACCGTCTGCTGCACGGCATCCCGGTCGCCGACGCGCTCGCGGCCGTGCAGGGCCTGTTCCGGGTGCGGCGCCTCGACACGCCGCTCGCCGAGGCCCTGGAGGCGCTGGCGGACGCGTCCTGCGCGGGCAACGCCTTCCTGCTGGCCGGCGACGGCGCCTTCCACCTGCTCGACCGCCCGGACCCGGGCCTGCTGGCCCGCACGATTCCCGCGGACCGCCCCTCCGCCTGGCGTTCCCTGGACGCCACGGTCCTGCACGCCACCCTGCTCGACCATGTGTGGCACATCCCGGAGGACTCCCCCGCCCACATCGCGTACATCCACGACACGGCCGCGACGGTCGCCAAGGCGGAACGCGACGGCGGTACGGCCGTGCTGATGCACCCGGTCCGCGAGGAGGTCGTACGCGACCTGGCCCGCCAAGGCGTGACGATGCCCCGCAAGTCGACGTCGTTCGGCCCGAAGCCGGCGTCGGGGCTGGTGCTGCGGGCGCTGGAGATCTGA
- a CDS encoding HAD hydrolase-like protein: MSQAVRTRPEGSGQPLSEAYDTALLDLDGVVYAGGRAIAHAVDSLAVARSGGMHLAYVTNNALRTPDTVAGHLTELGIPTGADDVITSAQAVARLISEQVPAGARVLVVGGEGLRVALRERGLVPVESADDDPAAVAQGYGGPDLTWGRFAEASYAVARGVPWFASNTDLTIPSGRGIAPGNGAAVEVVRIATGKEPQVAGKPLPPMHRETIIRTGAKRPLVVGDRLDTDIEGAFNGRVDSLLVLTGVTDAAQLLAAPPRHRPTYVDADLRGLLTGQPEVTADGDGFRCGGFTATARADRLELEGDGEALDGLRALCAAAWTAAGDGSCTLDGGKALARLGL, from the coding sequence ATGAGCCAGGCGGTCAGGACGAGGCCCGAGGGCAGTGGGCAGCCCCTGAGCGAGGCGTACGACACGGCGCTGCTCGATCTGGACGGGGTGGTGTACGCGGGCGGCCGGGCGATCGCGCACGCGGTGGACTCGCTGGCGGTGGCGCGCTCCGGCGGCATGCATCTGGCGTACGTCACCAACAACGCGCTGCGGACGCCGGACACCGTGGCCGGGCATCTGACGGAGCTGGGCATACCGACCGGCGCCGACGACGTCATCACCTCCGCCCAGGCCGTCGCCCGGCTGATCAGCGAGCAGGTGCCGGCCGGGGCGCGGGTGCTGGTGGTCGGCGGCGAGGGTCTGCGGGTGGCGCTGCGCGAACGGGGCCTGGTGCCGGTGGAGTCGGCGGACGACGATCCGGCGGCGGTCGCGCAGGGCTACGGCGGGCCGGACCTGACCTGGGGGCGGTTCGCGGAGGCGTCGTACGCGGTGGCGCGCGGGGTGCCGTGGTTCGCGTCCAACACCGACCTGACGATCCCGAGCGGGCGGGGCATCGCGCCGGGCAACGGAGCGGCCGTGGAGGTCGTCCGGATCGCCACGGGCAAGGAGCCGCAGGTGGCGGGCAAGCCGCTGCCGCCGATGCACCGCGAGACGATCATCCGGACCGGCGCGAAGCGGCCCCTGGTGGTCGGGGACCGGCTGGACACGGACATCGAGGGGGCGTTCAACGGCCGGGTCGACTCGCTGCTGGTGCTGACCGGCGTCACCGACGCCGCCCAGCTGCTCGCCGCGCCGCCGCGGCACCGGCCGACCTATGTGGACGCCGATCTGCGCGGCCTGCTCACCGGCCAGCCGGAGGTCACCGCCGACGGCGACGGCTTCCGCTGCGGCGGGTTCACGGCGACGGCCCGGGCGGACCGGCTGGAGCTGGAGGGCGACGGTGAGGCACTCGACGGGCTGCGGGCACTGTGCGCCGCGGCCTGGACGGCGGCCGGTGACGGCTCCTGCACGCTGGACGGGGGGAAGGCGCTGGCACGGCTCGGACTGTGA